A DNA window from Moorella thermoacetica contains the following coding sequences:
- a CDS encoding HlyD family secretion protein — translation MNALNQIKFKKTAVTVLLAGIIAATVFIFHNYFYKQQAAIAEERDSLTATGTIEARTAMAAFKVPGKIETLLVDEGARVEQGQELARLDSSELNAKLTQAEGAYAAAQGQESQASNNVTYQSQQIEAKIKQAEAGVAEAQVGVKDAQDQVNAAEVGVKDAKDQLNNAKDLYDRLRLLHDQGAIDDRKLEEAKNGYERAQNAYNAAQISYERAQNAYNAAQKKLQEAQALLDQAISARTGVAVAQAQQEAAAGQVKQAGGAVEEAKTYLADAILKAPIAGFITQKLLEQGEMVNAGTPVFEITDLLHTYVKVYISEKKIARVHLGQEAEITVDALPGKVFKGKVVWINDAGEFAVKKAINDQYEHDIRSFEVKIDVPNPDLVLKTGMTARVKILEGKQQ, via the coding sequence ATGAACGCTTTAAACCAAATCAAATTCAAAAAAACGGCGGTAACCGTCTTGCTGGCAGGCATTATCGCCGCAACCGTCTTTATCTTTCATAATTACTTTTACAAACAGCAAGCAGCAATCGCCGAAGAGCGCGACAGCCTCACAGCCACCGGGACAATCGAAGCCAGGACCGCCATGGCCGCTTTTAAAGTCCCCGGCAAAATCGAAACCCTGCTTGTCGATGAGGGCGCCAGGGTAGAGCAGGGTCAGGAACTGGCCCGCCTGGACAGCAGCGAGCTAAATGCCAAGCTGACCCAGGCCGAAGGGGCTTATGCCGCAGCCCAGGGGCAGGAGAGCCAGGCCAGTAACAACGTCACCTACCAGAGCCAGCAAATCGAAGCCAAAATCAAACAGGCCGAAGCAGGAGTAGCCGAGGCCCAGGTGGGCGTTAAGGACGCCCAAGATCAGGTGAACGCAGCCGAGGTGGGCGTTAAAGATGCCAAAGATCAGCTAAACAACGCCAAAGACCTCTACGACCGCCTCCGCCTCCTGCACGACCAGGGCGCCATAGATGACCGCAAACTAGAAGAAGCCAAAAACGGCTACGAGCGGGCCCAAAACGCCTACAACGCCGCCCAGATCAGCTACGAGCGGGCCCAGAACGCCTACAACGCCGCCCAAAAGAAACTCCAGGAAGCCCAGGCTCTCCTCGACCAGGCAATATCAGCCCGCACCGGGGTGGCGGTAGCCCAGGCCCAGCAAGAAGCCGCCGCCGGCCAGGTCAAGCAAGCCGGCGGGGCGGTAGAGGAAGCAAAAACCTACCTGGCTGACGCCATTTTAAAGGCCCCCATAGCCGGCTTCATCACCCAGAAACTCCTCGAGCAGGGCGAAATGGTCAACGCTGGAACGCCGGTCTTTGAAATAACCGACCTCCTCCATACCTACGTCAAGGTTTACATAAGCGAAAAGAAGATCGCCCGCGTCCACCTCGGCCAGGAGGCGGAGATAACGGTAGATGCTTTACCGGGCAAAGTCTTTAAAGGCAAGGTCGTGTGGATCAACGACGCCGGCGAGTTTGCCGTCAAAAAGGCGATTAACGATCAGTACGAGCATGACATCCGCAGCTTCGAGGTTAAAATCGATGTCCCCAACCCGGACCTGGTCTTAAAAACCGGTATGACGGCCAGGGTAAAAATCCTGGAAGGGAAGCAGCAATAA
- a CDS encoding ATP-binding cassette domain-containing protein, with protein sequence METIVAVKDLTQKIGKKTVLDGLSLEVSTGECLGIFGMKGSGKTTLLHILAGIDRFTSEKVEVAGVDVRKNEGFKKYLGLVTQERSLFHDLSAAENLDFIATLKNAGRENIDRLIERLELGEVLNQPAGSLEAGLYQRLALACALLNNPRLLIADELIGAIDLDSRRIILRELETFLAGGGTCIWAFSNAEFLPHTGRVGWLEKGKIAFYQPEEALAQWNDRLQSLAGQGGDGDA encoded by the coding sequence ATGGAGACAATCGTTGCCGTTAAAGACCTGACGCAGAAAATCGGCAAAAAAACCGTCCTGGACGGCCTGTCCCTGGAAGTAAGCACCGGCGAGTGCCTGGGTATTTTTGGAATGAAAGGGAGCGGCAAGACGACCCTCCTCCATATCCTCGCCGGCATCGACAGGTTCACCTCCGAGAAGGTCGAGGTTGCCGGGGTGGATGTCCGGAAGAACGAGGGATTTAAAAAATACCTGGGACTGGTCACCCAGGAACGTAGTCTCTTCCATGATTTGAGCGCCGCTGAGAATCTAGACTTTATCGCCACGCTGAAAAACGCCGGCCGGGAGAATATCGACCGGCTAATCGAACGGCTGGAACTGGGCGAGGTGTTAAATCAACCTGCGGGCAGCCTGGAGGCGGGCCTGTACCAGCGGCTGGCCCTGGCCTGCGCCCTCCTCAACAACCCCCGGCTGCTCATCGCCGACGAACTCATCGGCGCCATCGACCTGGATTCGCGCCGCATCATCTTGCGGGAGTTAGAAACTTTTCTCGCCGGAGGCGGGACCTGTATCTGGGCTTTCAGCAACGCCGAGTTTCTGCCCCATACCGGGCGGGTAGGGTGGCTGGAAAAGGGCAAAATAGCCTTTTACCAGCCCGAAGAAGCCCTGGCGCAATGGAACGATCGCCTCCAGTCCCTGGCCGGGCAGGGCGGTGACGGCGATGCTTAA
- a CDS encoding ABC transporter permease: MLKQCLAIMRREVFYLWRDKGLRHILLFGSILGLLLFYAIYSAQVLKDIPTAVVDLDNSGASRELVDKIGKAEYLKLVASVASYDDLQELIKQGKAVVGVVIPENFARDVALGRQTRVLAVIDGSNMIYATNASAALLTVTRTISAQAGVSALVARGVQLQQAKEAYQAIDFSEEPWFNPALNYAYFLVLALALNIWQQCCTLAACLNVIGERGMKSWLQIKASGISKFRFFASKSIAQVFIFMAIVLPLYILAFGVFKLPLNCSWPSFLLFTLAFAIAIHSIGTLASSFARNAVDAARFGMIIALPSFVLSGYTWPLEAMPYYLQRIARILPQTWFFQGLNYFAFKNAGWNLMSHYILAMLAVAAVCYGAAAIFIARS, translated from the coding sequence ATGCTTAAACAATGCCTGGCAATTATGCGGCGCGAAGTGTTTTACCTCTGGCGCGATAAGGGTTTGCGCCATATCTTACTTTTCGGCTCTATATTGGGGCTGCTGCTGTTTTACGCCATCTACAGCGCCCAGGTATTAAAGGATATCCCTACTGCAGTCGTCGACCTGGACAACTCCGGCGCCAGCCGCGAACTGGTGGACAAGATAGGCAAGGCGGAGTATTTAAAGCTGGTCGCCTCGGTCGCGAGTTACGACGACCTGCAGGAGTTAATCAAGCAGGGAAAAGCCGTCGTGGGCGTCGTCATCCCCGAGAACTTCGCCAGGGACGTGGCCCTCGGCCGGCAGACACGAGTATTGGCGGTTATTGACGGCAGCAACATGATCTATGCCACCAACGCCTCCGCCGCCTTGCTTACCGTCACCCGCACCATCAGCGCCCAGGCCGGCGTCAGCGCCCTGGTGGCCCGGGGAGTTCAATTGCAACAAGCTAAAGAAGCCTATCAGGCCATCGATTTCAGCGAGGAACCGTGGTTCAACCCGGCCCTCAACTACGCCTACTTCCTCGTCCTGGCCCTGGCTTTAAACATCTGGCAGCAGTGCTGCACCCTGGCAGCGTGCCTGAACGTCATCGGCGAACGGGGTATGAAGAGCTGGTTGCAAATCAAGGCCAGCGGCATTTCCAAATTTCGATTTTTTGCCAGCAAATCGATAGCCCAGGTTTTTATCTTCATGGCCATCGTTTTGCCCTTGTATATCCTGGCCTTCGGCGTCTTTAAGCTGCCCCTTAACTGTAGCTGGCCGTCCTTTCTCCTCTTCACCCTGGCTTTCGCCATAGCCATTCACAGCATCGGCACCCTGGCGTCCAGTTTCGCCCGCAACGCCGTGGACGCCGCCAGGTTCGGCATGATTATCGCCCTGCCCTCCTTTGTACTGTCAGGCTACACCTGGCCCCTGGAGGCCATGCCCTATTACCTTCAGCGGATCGCCAGGATACTGCCCCAGACGTGGTTCTTCCAGGGGTTAAACTACTTCGCCTTCAAAAACGCCGGTTGGAATTTGATGTCCCATTATATACTAGCCATGCTGGCCGTAGCCGCCGTATGCTATGGAGCAGCGGCTATCTTTATCGCGCGGAGTTAG
- a CDS encoding ABC transporter permease, giving the protein MRQLLNIAHYEMLHIFKEKILFLMVFLVPLGYAALFGAAYVTAVLNNVPIAIVDLDDSKLSREIASAFANSPHFKVVDDIKTYPELQEGMKNGRVRAGVVIPEHFEQKLARHELTRVLTVYDGSNLIWGYNTRKYIREVFNEFSASSTASYLAGMGYTKNEIRSIMDTVSLNTEVWYNPTFSYTNFLFLGLIMMILHQIGLLSVSLTVTREKERKTWLQFLSAPVPAWKIFTGKAIPYFTANFFNYALLLWFASRFVHVKIGGSLGLILVLGLLYDLVITGAGFLISLHASNSLQVTRYVMLLSVPFFMISGYTWPGTHIPVFINYLARLLPSTWMVLGFRQVALKELDMSYMLPYIRALGLMAVLALLPAVTFAKRLRPRPQGGPVINNGPSYPARWK; this is encoded by the coding sequence ATGAGGCAGCTCCTCAACATCGCCCACTACGAAATGCTCCATATTTTTAAAGAGAAAATCCTTTTTTTAATGGTTTTCCTGGTCCCCCTCGGCTACGCCGCCCTTTTCGGCGCCGCCTATGTCACCGCCGTCCTTAACAACGTGCCTATAGCCATCGTCGACCTGGATGACTCAAAACTCAGCCGGGAAATCGCATCCGCCTTTGCCAACAGCCCCCACTTCAAGGTGGTGGACGACATAAAGACCTATCCTGAACTTCAGGAGGGGATGAAAAACGGCAGGGTGCGGGCCGGCGTGGTCATCCCGGAACACTTTGAGCAGAAGTTGGCCCGGCACGAATTGACCCGGGTACTGACCGTTTACGACGGGTCCAATTTGATCTGGGGTTACAATACCCGCAAATACATCCGCGAGGTATTTAACGAGTTCAGCGCCAGCAGCACGGCCTCCTACCTGGCAGGTATGGGCTATACTAAAAACGAGATCCGTTCCATTATGGACACGGTTTCCCTGAACACCGAGGTCTGGTACAACCCCACTTTCAGCTACACCAATTTTCTCTTCCTGGGACTGATCATGATGATCTTGCACCAGATCGGCCTCCTCAGCGTCAGCCTGACCGTAACCCGGGAGAAAGAGCGCAAAACCTGGCTGCAGTTTTTGAGCGCGCCCGTACCGGCATGGAAAATCTTTACCGGTAAGGCTATCCCGTATTTCACCGCCAACTTCTTTAATTACGCCCTCTTGCTCTGGTTCGCCTCCCGCTTCGTCCACGTGAAGATCGGCGGCTCCCTGGGTCTAATCCTTGTGCTCGGCCTTCTCTACGATCTAGTCATCACCGGTGCCGGTTTCTTAATTTCCCTCCACGCATCCAACTCCCTGCAGGTTACCAGGTACGTGATGCTTTTGTCCGTACCCTTCTTTATGATTTCCGGTTATACCTGGCCCGGAACCCATATACCGGTTTTTATCAATTACCTGGCGCGGTTGCTGCCCTCCACCTGGATGGTTCTGGGCTTCCGGCAGGTCGCGCTAAAGGAGCTTGATATGAGCTATATGCTGCCCTACATCCGGGCCCTGGGCCTGATGGCCGTCCTGGCGCTATTGCCGGCCGTAACCTTTGCCAAGCGGCTCAGGCCGCGCCCGCAAGGCGGCCCGGTGATAAACAACGGGCCCTCGTATCCGGCCCGCTGGAAATAA
- a CDS encoding TetR/AcrR family transcriptional regulator, whose amino-acid sequence MERSAKGSRERILAAAEEVFAAKGIDGARVDEIAHLAQVNKRMLYHYFNSKEDLYTYVLKVNFEKSLAAGKKAFSEKGDLKQQVAEAIRNYFYFLAANPNYPRLMAWEALQGGNYARKVLPEIWEEGLPSLKAILEEGVARGVFRPDLDLKQVLASITTLCSGYFTNKDILAILWEEDPLSPDNREKRLKHIIDLILRSIVI is encoded by the coding sequence ATGGAAAGGAGCGCGAAAGGCAGCCGGGAGCGCATCCTGGCTGCCGCCGAAGAGGTCTTCGCCGCCAAAGGCATCGACGGGGCACGGGTAGATGAAATCGCCCACCTGGCGCAGGTAAATAAACGTATGCTCTATCACTACTTTAACAGCAAGGAAGACCTATATACTTACGTCCTCAAGGTGAATTTCGAAAAAAGCCTTGCCGCCGGGAAAAAGGCCTTCAGCGAGAAGGGCGATCTGAAGCAGCAGGTCGCGGAGGCCATCCGCAATTACTTTTATTTCCTGGCAGCCAACCCCAACTACCCCCGGCTAATGGCCTGGGAAGCCCTCCAGGGGGGCAACTACGCCCGCAAGGTGCTGCCGGAGATCTGGGAAGAAGGGCTGCCCAGCCTCAAGGCCATCCTCGAAGAAGGCGTAGCCCGGGGCGTATTTCGTCCCGACCTGGACCTCAAACAAGTGCTGGCCAGCATCACCACCCTCTGCTCCGGCTATTTCACCAATAAGGACATCCTGGCCATCCTCTGGGAAGAGGACCCCTTAAGCCCCGACAATAGGGAAAAAAGGTTAAAACATATTATAGATCTCATTTTACGCAGCATCGTAATATGA
- a CDS encoding putative toxin-antitoxin system toxin component, PIN family, with product MKKIVFDTNVLVSAIGWEGPPHRLLEACLHGRLKLYTSTALLEELSKVLARPKLKVIAGHPDLPVILTWLASPEQIVIPEFEPNVITRDLADNKVLACALAAKADAIISGDEHLIDLRVYNEIKILRASEACKMWNI from the coding sequence TTGAAAAAGATCGTTTTTGATACGAATGTTTTGGTATCAGCCATCGGATGGGAGGGTCCTCCCCATAGACTTTTAGAAGCCTGCCTGCACGGCAGGTTAAAGCTATATACCAGCACTGCTTTGCTGGAAGAATTGAGCAAAGTGTTAGCCCGGCCAAAACTTAAGGTTATTGCCGGGCATCCCGATTTGCCAGTCATTCTTACATGGTTGGCTTCACCAGAGCAAATAGTCATCCCCGAATTTGAGCCGAACGTAATAACCAGAGATCTTGCTGATAATAAAGTACTGGCCTGTGCCCTGGCGGCTAAAGCCGATGCCATTATTTCAGGAGATGAGCATTTAATAGATCTCCGAGTCTATAATGAGATAAAAATTTTAAGGGCTTCAGAGGCATGTAAAATGTGGAATATTTAA
- a CDS encoding type II toxin-antitoxin system Phd/YefM family antitoxin, with amino-acid sequence MAENIIFRIEVILYVYLSAGRDFLLPESKTFLTIIYFNLKIKLEVNLMEEILGVEEARRKLGRLVTQVAQKREPIIIIHKAKEKAVLLSYEEYKQLQKLSASNAAQTVSKALKNIQEAVKKANLEQDVIESAILEVRTT; translated from the coding sequence ATGGCAGAGAACATTATTTTCAGGATAGAAGTTATTCTTTACGTCTATTTGTCTGCCGGGCGCGATTTCCTCCTGCCGGAGTCCAAAACCTTCTTGACAATTATATATTTTAATCTTAAGATTAAGCTAGAGGTGAACCTTATGGAAGAGATCCTTGGCGTTGAAGAAGCAAGGCGAAAATTAGGTAGGTTGGTTACTCAGGTCGCGCAAAAAAGGGAACCGATAATCATAATCCACAAGGCAAAGGAAAAAGCTGTTTTATTGAGCTACGAAGAATATAAACAACTACAAAAGCTATCGGCTTCCAATGCCGCGCAAACAGTAAGTAAGGCGTTGAAAAATATCCAGGAAGCGGTAAAAAAAGCAAACTTGGAACAGGATGTCATCGAGAGCGCCATCCTTGAGGTGCGTACCACTTGA
- a CDS encoding DUF4127 family protein yields the protein MLTKRLVLVILFAAWGLLGFGGLARAEDRVLYIPLDERPVNLDYVVATTADTLYVVTPPDFLLPDHKTPAQVDRLWDWAFKNARSTTGMVLATDTLIYGGLIPSRNHELSREELLARVENFKRLKALNPRLKILAFTTLMRTPATNTAVEEPAYYGTYGAAIYRLTALEDKKETQGLDARETMELAGLKASIPPEYLQDWLDRRAKNLEVTSRLLELTREGVIDYLVLGRDDATAPSQSRREYRYLLQQAEDLTADKFISFPGVDEGGLVLLTRLANLLAGEKPGVYLDYAPGPGPAIVPAYEDTTVGVAAHIAAAGGRIVTDPRAADLVLMVNTPPDGVTREATSPANSAALKPETATYAKKIATYIAGGRPVALADIAFANGADNSLLAALEQAGLLSRLQAYAGLNTAGNAIGYALCQGLLARRMQPEDRQAILAVRLLDDWGYQANVRGQVDREIIRPYGVDKNNLGAYADRIFTAIREGMARFARAHLGDFKIDSLDISFPWNRAFNIGVKIR from the coding sequence ATGTTGACCAAACGCCTGGTACTGGTCATTTTATTTGCTGCCTGGGGGTTACTGGGCTTCGGCGGGTTAGCCCGGGCCGAGGACAGGGTCCTGTACATACCCCTGGATGAGCGGCCGGTGAACCTGGATTATGTTGTCGCCACAACGGCTGACACCCTTTATGTGGTAACGCCCCCTGATTTTTTATTGCCGGACCACAAAACCCCGGCCCAGGTGGATCGCCTCTGGGATTGGGCCTTTAAAAACGCCAGGAGCACAACAGGCATGGTTCTGGCTACCGACACCTTGATCTACGGCGGCCTGATCCCCTCCCGGAACCACGAGCTTTCCCGGGAAGAGCTCCTGGCCCGGGTGGAAAATTTCAAAAGGCTGAAAGCCCTCAATCCGCGGCTGAAGATCCTGGCCTTTACCACTCTCATGCGCACCCCGGCCACAAATACGGCGGTTGAGGAACCGGCCTACTACGGCACCTACGGCGCGGCCATCTACAGATTGACCGCCCTGGAGGATAAAAAAGAAACACAGGGGTTGGATGCCCGCGAAACCATGGAGCTTGCCGGTTTAAAGGCCTCCATACCCCCGGAGTACCTGCAGGACTGGCTGGACCGGCGGGCGAAAAATTTGGAGGTAACCTCCCGCCTGCTGGAGTTGACGCGGGAGGGGGTAATCGACTACCTGGTCCTGGGCCGGGATGATGCGACCGCCCCCAGCCAGTCCCGCCGGGAGTACCGCTACCTGCTGCAGCAGGCAGAGGACCTGACGGCGGACAAATTTATTTCTTTTCCCGGCGTTGATGAAGGGGGCCTCGTCCTGCTAACGCGCCTGGCCAACCTGCTGGCGGGGGAAAAGCCCGGGGTTTACCTGGATTACGCCCCGGGGCCGGGGCCGGCCATCGTACCGGCCTATGAAGACACCACCGTCGGCGTGGCCGCCCACATCGCCGCTGCCGGCGGCCGGATTGTAACCGATCCCCGGGCGGCCGACCTGGTGCTAATGGTCAACACGCCGCCGGACGGCGTCACCAGGGAAGCGACTTCGCCGGCTAACAGCGCCGCCTTGAAGCCTGAAACGGCAACTTATGCGAAAAAAATAGCAACGTACATCGCCGGGGGACGGCCGGTGGCCCTGGCCGATATTGCCTTTGCTAACGGTGCCGACAATTCCCTGCTGGCGGCCCTGGAGCAGGCCGGCTTGCTGTCGCGGCTCCAGGCTTATGCAGGCCTGAACACGGCCGGCAATGCCATCGGTTACGCCCTTTGCCAGGGGCTCCTGGCCCGCCGGATGCAGCCGGAGGATCGGCAGGCCATCCTGGCCGTGCGCCTCCTCGATGACTGGGGCTACCAGGCCAATGTGCGCGGTCAGGTCGACCGGGAGATTATCCGGCCCTACGGGGTGGATAAAAACAACCTGGGAGCCTATGCGGATCGTATTTTTACGGCCATCAGGGAGGGTATGGCCCGTTTTGCCCGGGCCCATTTAGGCGATTTTAAAATTGACTCACTGGATATCTCTTTCCCCTGGAATCGAGCCTTTAATATCGGCGTGAAGATCCGCTGA
- the tnpB gene encoding IS66 family insertion sequence element accessory protein TnpB (TnpB, as the term is used for proteins encoded by IS66 family insertion elements, is considered an accessory protein, since TnpC, encoded by a neighboring gene, is a DDE family transposase.), with amino-acid sequence MLNEAGIDRVYLACGATDLRKSIDGLAVLVKEGFELDPFSSCLFVFCNRNRDKLKILHWEHNGFWLYYRRLEKGKFVWPQDTTSSTITITRRELRWLLDGLPLKQPQAHPEVKARTIL; translated from the coding sequence ATGCTAAACGAAGCTGGCATCGACCGGGTTTATCTCGCCTGCGGCGCAACGGATCTGCGCAAGTCCATTGACGGCCTGGCGGTGCTGGTCAAGGAAGGGTTCGAACTGGACCCCTTCTCTTCTTGCCTTTTCGTTTTCTGTAACCGAAATAGGGACAAACTAAAGATCCTCCACTGGGAGCACAATGGGTTCTGGCTTTATTACCGCCGGCTGGAGAAGGGCAAATTCGTATGGCCTCAAGATACCACATCTTCAACCATCACCATCACCCGCCGGGAGCTGCGCTGGCTGCTTGACGGCCTCCCCTTAAAACAGCCCCAAGCCCATCCCGAGGTAAAAGCGCGTACCATCTTGTAA
- the tnpA gene encoding IS66 family insertion sequence element accessory protein TnpA encodes MTKAELQELWASRIAEYKMSGQSVKEWCATHEGVSPRQLWYWLRKYKNQNGVLSAQSTRWLPVEISEQTSNVSNSLLVRIGPAIIEVSPSFDPVLLSQVVKVLVALC; translated from the coding sequence ATGACCAAAGCCGAGCTGCAGGAACTGTGGGCAAGCCGGATAGCCGAATATAAGATGAGCGGGCAGAGCGTTAAAGAATGGTGCGCCACTCATGAAGGCGTTAGCCCCCGGCAGTTATGGTACTGGCTGCGGAAATATAAAAACCAGAATGGCGTTCTTTCCGCCCAATCAACCCGGTGGCTGCCGGTTGAAATAAGCGAGCAGACATCTAATGTTAGCAACTCCTTGCTGGTCAGGATAGGCCCTGCCATTATCGAGGTCAGCCCCAGTTTTGACCCGGTCTTGCTTTCTCAGGTGGTTAAGGTGCTGGTAGCTTTATGCTAA
- a CDS encoding S-layer homology domain-containing protein, with translation MTILAGSFAFSGNALANDNEENEPEKINNEVAAEVRNISYQLDKGAMDPGTAISLLISEIDALEEIDKVDIESATLDEVKKAVSLIVQEMPLLPNSLLKVWFTGSKAVVDIAENAIPYHLGRVMDDAKKLEEHLDKLGLTEQAQDLENARPYNNLLLKIPEVVAKKEIQVNVPVSVAKDLIARNLNLKIQGDGISFLMPAKDFDFSDGTARVAIIYKEMESKDLPNLDANLTLHFASRIYAVKAYRLAVNGASSSADFSQRVRMALSFDLGKDSDPARLGAFRYDETKKRWIYIKGVNATAGIIELHLENEGIYAVIDYQKTFEDIQKHWAKADIEAMAARQIAIGVTTSLFMPDEPLSRAQFTALLLRSLNKKEITPTTPTFKDVNSGDWFYGAVEAAYRAGLVSGKEKDIFAPRDNITREEMVVMLARALKAAGYHGTGNVGSLECFRDYAVISDWAKGAFASCQDAGINLTLPDGNLHPHDDATRAQAMVMLKGFSDAIQTLDR, from the coding sequence TTGACTATACTTGCCGGCAGCTTTGCCTTTTCAGGAAATGCCTTAGCTAACGACAATGAAGAAAATGAACCTGAGAAAATTAATAATGAGGTAGCGGCGGAGGTCAGGAATATCAGTTATCAACTTGATAAAGGTGCGATGGATCCGGGTACGGCAATCAGCCTTTTAATTAGCGAGATAGATGCACTTGAGGAAATTGACAAAGTCGATATTGAAAGTGCCACCCTGGACGAGGTAAAAAAAGCGGTGTCACTAATCGTTCAAGAAATGCCTTTACTTCCGAATTCTCTTCTAAAGGTTTGGTTTACAGGCAGCAAGGCTGTGGTAGATATAGCTGAAAACGCTATTCCCTACCACCTAGGAAGAGTGATGGATGACGCTAAAAAGCTGGAAGAACATCTAGATAAGCTCGGGTTAACGGAACAGGCGCAAGACCTAGAAAACGCCAGGCCCTATAACAATTTACTCTTAAAAATACCTGAAGTGGTCGCTAAAAAGGAAATCCAAGTAAATGTGCCTGTAAGTGTTGCCAAAGACCTTATTGCCAGGAACTTGAATTTAAAAATTCAAGGTGATGGTATTTCTTTTTTAATGCCTGCAAAAGATTTTGATTTTAGTGACGGAACTGCTAGAGTAGCTATTATCTACAAAGAAATGGAGAGCAAGGACCTCCCTAACCTTGACGCGAACTTGACTCTCCATTTTGCCAGCAGAATATATGCTGTCAAGGCTTATCGGCTGGCAGTTAACGGGGCTTCGTCATCGGCAGATTTTAGCCAGCGCGTTCGGATGGCCCTGTCATTTGATCTCGGTAAAGACAGCGATCCTGCGCGCTTAGGTGCTTTCCGATATGACGAAACGAAAAAAAGATGGATATATATAAAGGGTGTTAATGCTACTGCTGGCATTATTGAATTACATCTTGAAAATGAAGGTATATATGCCGTCATCGATTATCAAAAGACCTTTGAAGACATTCAAAAACACTGGGCTAAAGCGGATATTGAAGCCATGGCCGCCAGGCAGATAGCAATAGGGGTTACTACCAGTCTATTTATGCCTGATGAACCCCTTAGCAGGGCCCAATTTACCGCTTTATTATTAAGATCTCTTAACAAAAAAGAAATAACTCCGACTACGCCTACCTTTAAAGACGTGAACTCAGGCGACTGGTTTTATGGTGCCGTTGAAGCCGCTTACCGGGCGGGACTGGTTTCGGGTAAGGAAAAAGATATCTTTGCTCCGCGAGATAATATCACCAGGGAGGAAATGGTCGTTATGCTGGCCCGGGCTCTAAAGGCTGCGGGCTACCATGGTACGGGTAATGTGGGCAGCCTTGAGTGCTTCAGAGACTATGCAGTTATTTCCGATTGGGCCAAGGGTGCCTTTGCTTCCTGCCAGGACGCAGGGATCAATTTGACTCTACCAGATGGCAACTTGCACCCCCATGACGATGCTACCCGGGCCCAGGCCATGGTAATGTTAAAGGGATTTTCTGATGCGATCCAAACTCTGGACAGATAG